One genomic window of Actinoplanes lobatus includes the following:
- a CDS encoding NAD-dependent epimerase/dehydratase family protein produces MKVLVTGASGFLGGHLAEAAVAAGDEVRALLRPGATLSMDVGAHRVEPVSGDLSDPASLDAATREVEVVYHSAARVTDHGTRAQFHDTNIAGTERLLAAARANGVRRFVFVSSPSAVMDGGDQVAVDESTPYPARYLNLYSETKAAAERLVLAANAPGFTTCALRPRGIWGPRDRFGFMPRLIAKLRTGRLPDLSGGRTVHASLCHATSAARACLLAAGSDRVGGRAYFVTDAEITDVWALIARVARLFDAAPPARRVPPAVRDALVATVETVWRIPYLRHRHSPPLSRYSVALLTRSGTYDTSAATRDFGYAPVIDQRTGLRQLRAWADGIGGVDAFTRHVR; encoded by the coding sequence GTGAAGGTCCTGGTGACCGGCGCCTCCGGCTTCCTCGGCGGGCACCTCGCCGAGGCGGCCGTCGCGGCCGGCGACGAGGTACGCGCCCTGCTGCGCCCGGGTGCGACCCTGTCCATGGATGTCGGCGCGCATCGCGTCGAACCGGTGAGCGGGGATCTGTCCGACCCGGCGTCACTCGACGCGGCGACCCGCGAGGTGGAGGTCGTCTACCACTCGGCAGCCCGGGTGACCGATCACGGCACCCGGGCACAGTTCCACGACACCAACATCGCCGGCACCGAACGGCTGCTGGCGGCGGCTCGCGCCAACGGCGTACGCCGGTTCGTGTTCGTCAGCAGCCCGAGCGCCGTGATGGACGGCGGCGATCAGGTCGCCGTCGACGAGAGCACGCCGTACCCGGCCAGATATCTGAACCTGTACTCGGAGACCAAGGCGGCGGCCGAACGCCTGGTGCTGGCCGCGAACGCGCCCGGGTTCACCACCTGCGCGCTGCGCCCGCGCGGCATCTGGGGGCCGCGTGACCGATTCGGCTTCATGCCCCGGCTGATCGCGAAGCTGCGTACCGGACGCCTGCCCGACCTCTCCGGCGGTCGCACCGTGCACGCCTCGCTGTGCCACGCCACCAGCGCCGCGCGGGCCTGCCTGCTCGCCGCGGGTTCGGACCGGGTCGGCGGCCGGGCCTACTTCGTGACCGACGCCGAGATCACCGATGTGTGGGCGCTGATCGCGCGGGTCGCCCGGCTGTTCGACGCGGCACCACCGGCGCGCCGGGTGCCGCCGGCCGTACGCGACGCGCTCGTCGCAACGGTCGAGACCGTATGGCGCATCCCGTACCTGCGCCATCGGCACTCCCCGCCGCTGTCGCGGTACTCGGTCGCGCTGCTGACACGATCGGGCACGTACGACACGAGCGCCGCCACCCGCGACTTCGGGTACGCCCCCGTGATCGACCAGCGGACCGGGCTCCGGCAGTTGCGCGCGTGGGCCGACGGCATCGGTGGCGTCGACGCGTTCACCAGGCACGTCCGGTGA
- a CDS encoding methyl-accepting chemotaxis protein gives MRIANVRVGRRMTIAFATLTALIVASAGVGWWGLEKTSEAQQRLDSLVEVHDRVAEARLQLADISGWQALVVLDVAVDGFRTATGPDGANRKGLLEAKDAVYDLLERGTAAATTTHERDLWDQVRSGWDDYFAEDDALMRAIEKNERAGTAAAQKSFNTGTTVETYERIADLSTALEEDLKARMADERADAADLRHTSYVALGAALLAALAVATALSIVITRSVVRPLSTVVGALRGLATGDLTVHADVPGRDELAELGAALNETTSALRKTMGELSGHAEHMSEASTDLTETASQIAAVAARTSGEAETVAESAERVSANVHTVSAGSTQMGGSISEIAVNAAEVATVVLQAVAAAKKTTATMTRLGESSTEIGTVVRAITAIAEQTNLLALNATIEAARAGEMGKGFAVVASEVKDLAQETARATSDIAGRVQAIQDDTVGAVTAIEEIAEIISRISGYQDVITSAVEEQRATTTEMSRNVSEASTATEQIAATIASVASAANTTADGVDRSRQSAAELAAVAGDLRTLVSAFKL, from the coding sequence GTGCGTATCGCCAACGTCCGTGTGGGCCGCCGGATGACAATCGCGTTCGCCACGCTCACCGCACTCATCGTGGCATCGGCCGGGGTCGGCTGGTGGGGCCTGGAGAAGACCAGCGAGGCACAGCAGCGTCTCGACAGCCTGGTCGAGGTCCACGACCGGGTCGCGGAGGCGCGCCTGCAACTGGCCGACATCAGTGGCTGGCAGGCCCTCGTCGTGCTCGACGTGGCGGTCGACGGTTTCCGGACGGCCACCGGCCCGGACGGAGCGAACCGCAAAGGCCTGCTGGAAGCCAAGGACGCCGTCTACGACCTGCTGGAGCGGGGCACCGCCGCGGCGACGACCACGCACGAGCGGGACCTGTGGGACCAGGTCAGGTCCGGCTGGGACGACTACTTCGCCGAGGACGACGCCCTGATGCGCGCGATCGAGAAGAACGAGCGGGCGGGCACGGCCGCGGCACAGAAGAGCTTCAACACGGGTACGACCGTCGAAACCTACGAGCGCATCGCCGACCTGTCCACCGCCCTGGAGGAGGACCTGAAGGCCCGGATGGCCGACGAGCGCGCCGACGCGGCCGACCTGCGCCACACCAGCTACGTGGCCCTCGGCGCGGCCCTGCTCGCCGCGCTGGCGGTGGCCACGGCCCTCAGCATCGTCATCACCCGCTCGGTGGTGCGCCCGCTGTCCACCGTGGTCGGCGCGCTGCGCGGGCTGGCCACCGGGGATCTCACCGTCCACGCCGATGTGCCGGGCAGGGACGAACTGGCCGAGCTGGGCGCCGCGCTCAACGAGACCACCTCGGCGCTGCGCAAGACCATGGGCGAACTGTCCGGTCACGCCGAGCACATGTCCGAGGCGTCCACCGACCTGACCGAGACCGCCTCGCAGATCGCCGCGGTCGCGGCCCGGACCAGTGGTGAGGCCGAGACGGTCGCGGAGAGCGCGGAGCGGGTGTCGGCCAACGTCCACACCGTCTCCGCCGGCAGTACGCAGATGGGCGGCTCGATCAGCGAGATCGCCGTGAACGCCGCCGAGGTCGCCACCGTCGTCCTGCAGGCGGTCGCCGCCGCCAAGAAGACGACCGCGACGATGACCCGCCTCGGCGAGTCGTCCACCGAGATCGGGACGGTGGTCAGGGCGATCACCGCGATCGCCGAGCAGACCAACCTGCTCGCCCTCAACGCGACGATCGAGGCGGCCCGCGCCGGCGAGATGGGCAAGGGCTTCGCGGTCGTCGCCAGCGAGGTCAAGGATCTCGCGCAGGAGACCGCGCGGGCCACCAGCGACATCGCCGGCCGGGTCCAGGCGATCCAGGACGACACCGTCGGCGCGGTGACCGCGATCGAGGAGATCGCCGAGATCATCAGCCGGATCAGCGGCTACCAGGACGTCATCACCTCGGCCGTGGAGGAGCAGCGCGCCACGACCACCGAGATGAGCCGCAACGTGTCCGAGGCGTCGACGGCCACCGAGCAGATCGCGGCGACCATCGCCAGCGTCGCGTCGGCGGCGAACACGACCGCCGACGGGGTCGACCGCTCCCGTCAGTCCGCCGCCGAGCTGGCCGCGGTGGCCGGCGACCTGCGTACCCTGGTGTCCGCCTTCAAGCTCTAG
- a CDS encoding peptide synthetase, producing the protein MSRYERPVSPTEWLYLAAERTMPPFAVQLVVEGEGRLDPAALTRAVRVASAACPGARLTRQGRVWVDTGQAPPVTVADGTSRWTDHASAPLERTCEVVAAEGGVLFRVSHTVMDGRGALTWIADVFRALRGEPPLGAPAALTDYELVERLGTPGRRPRASAGWRSPVEPAAARHWARRTIDGNHPGLVAKLAAAVAAFTGAGRSRFMVPVDLRRHDTAMRSTANLSLPVFLAAGPDETWETLHKQILRALVERREVTGGALERAAYRLPLGLLSRLLTVAGDRHLCSAILSHLGRVDPADFSTGGFQASTVFALPTHAPTAPLSIVATALPGHTELTVAHHGRPESAEALLDAAEAALSPHRPRKISRA; encoded by the coding sequence GTGAGCCGCTATGAGCGGCCGGTGTCGCCGACCGAATGGCTCTACCTGGCCGCTGAGCGCACCATGCCGCCCTTCGCCGTCCAGCTCGTCGTCGAAGGCGAGGGACGCCTCGACCCCGCGGCGCTGACCCGGGCGGTGCGGGTGGCGTCGGCCGCCTGCCCGGGGGCGCGCCTGACCCGGCAGGGCCGCGTCTGGGTCGACACCGGGCAGGCCCCGCCGGTGACCGTCGCCGACGGCACTTCGCGGTGGACCGATCACGCGTCCGCTCCGCTGGAACGCACCTGTGAGGTCGTGGCCGCCGAGGGCGGGGTGCTGTTCCGGGTGTCGCACACCGTGATGGACGGGCGGGGCGCGCTGACCTGGATCGCGGACGTGTTCCGGGCGCTTCGCGGCGAGCCGCCGCTCGGCGCCCCGGCGGCGCTCACCGACTACGAGCTGGTCGAGCGGCTGGGCACGCCCGGCCGGCGACCCCGCGCGAGCGCCGGCTGGCGCTCACCCGTCGAACCCGCGGCGGCGCGGCACTGGGCCCGGCGGACCATCGACGGCAACCATCCCGGACTCGTCGCGAAGCTCGCCGCGGCGGTGGCCGCGTTCACCGGTGCCGGCCGGTCCCGCTTCATGGTGCCGGTCGACCTGCGCCGGCACGACACGGCGATGCGCAGCACCGCCAACCTGAGCCTGCCGGTGTTCCTCGCCGCGGGGCCGGACGAGACGTGGGAGACCCTGCACAAACAGATCCTGCGCGCCCTCGTCGAGCGCCGCGAGGTCACCGGCGGGGCACTGGAACGGGCCGCGTACCGGCTGCCGCTCGGTCTGCTCTCCCGGTTGTTGACGGTGGCCGGTGACCGGCACCTGTGCTCGGCGATCCTGTCGCACCTCGGTCGCGTCGATCCGGCCGATTTCAGCACCGGCGGGTTCCAGGCGTCGACGGTCTTCGCCCTGCCGACGCACGCGCCGACGGCCCCGTTGTCGATCGTGGCGACGGCGCTGCCCGGGCACACCGAGCTGACCGTGGCCCACCACGGCAGGCCGGAAAGCGCCGAGGCGCTGCTGGACGCGGCCGAGGCGGCGCTCTCGCCGCACCGGCCACGAAAGATCTCTAGAGCTTGA
- a CDS encoding GNAT family N-acetyltransferase encodes MGNDILRTERLELRPVRDEDIDRILEYRNLPEVTHWLLRTNVEPESFRTAWRRATADPHDHSKAVVLDGVVIGTVSLEALDGMGQPGMPSRTEALLGYTFDPAFGGRGHATEAVTAMVAYAFEQLGIRRITAGCFADNLASVRVLEKVGMRREQHGVGDSWHAERGWVDGYTYALLAGEWLREATP; translated from the coding sequence ATGGGGAACGACATTCTGCGCACTGAACGCCTCGAGCTTCGCCCGGTGCGTGACGAGGACATCGACCGGATCCTGGAGTACCGCAATCTGCCGGAGGTCACCCACTGGCTGTTGCGTACGAATGTGGAACCGGAGTCCTTCCGGACGGCGTGGCGGCGCGCGACGGCGGACCCGCACGACCACAGCAAGGCGGTCGTGCTGGACGGCGTGGTGATCGGAACCGTCTCACTCGAGGCTCTCGACGGCATGGGTCAGCCCGGCATGCCGTCGCGGACGGAGGCCCTGCTCGGCTACACCTTCGACCCGGCCTTCGGCGGCCGGGGTCACGCGACGGAGGCGGTCACCGCGATGGTGGCGTACGCGTTCGAACAGCTCGGTATTCGAAGGATCACCGCCGGCTGCTTCGCGGACAATCTCGCCTCGGTGCGGGTCCTCGAAAAGGTCGGCATGCGGCGTGAGCAGCACGGTGTCGGCGACTCCTGGCACGCCGAGCGGGGCTGGGTGGACGGGTACACGTACGCCCTGCTCGCCGGGGAATGGCTTCGGGAGGCGACGCCGTAG
- a CDS encoding beta-ketoacyl-[acyl-carrier-protein] synthase family protein: protein MPTAITSTAVSTDPHLGGSIAHASAAATACLERAGIGPDQVDLLINVGVYRDENMAEPAMSALIQKNVGTNLDYLRSGRAALSFDLMNGACGVLNAVQVAGAFLDTGDAEFVLVVSGDAHPSGRPDPAFGYASVGAAILLSRTTDAGAGFGRVGTAADAGDTPGVVGYIDLDAVGTLGRERVTVERDADYTERLVEFAAAEAARYAAAEGIDLSDVLLVASQPTPTFAAELAGRLGIAAPAVVTVQGVDADPHSSALTFAYHQAVSTGQAAAYPQALFVAAGAGLSVACSVYRGAR, encoded by the coding sequence ATGCCCACCGCCATCACGTCCACGGCCGTGAGCACCGACCCGCACCTCGGCGGCTCCATCGCGCACGCCTCGGCCGCCGCCACGGCCTGCCTCGAACGAGCCGGCATCGGCCCCGACCAGGTGGACCTCCTGATCAACGTCGGTGTCTACCGCGACGAGAACATGGCCGAGCCGGCGATGTCGGCGCTGATCCAGAAGAACGTCGGCACCAACCTGGACTACCTGCGCTCGGGCCGCGCGGCCCTGTCCTTCGACCTGATGAACGGCGCCTGCGGGGTACTCAACGCGGTGCAGGTGGCCGGTGCGTTCCTGGACACCGGCGACGCCGAGTTCGTCCTGGTCGTCTCCGGCGACGCACACCCGTCCGGCCGGCCGGACCCGGCCTTCGGCTATGCCTCGGTCGGCGCGGCGATCCTGCTGTCGCGCACGACCGATGCCGGCGCCGGGTTCGGCCGGGTCGGCACCGCGGCCGATGCCGGCGACACACCGGGCGTCGTCGGCTACATCGACCTCGACGCGGTCGGAACGCTGGGACGCGAGCGGGTCACGGTGGAACGGGACGCCGACTACACCGAGCGGCTGGTCGAGTTCGCGGCGGCCGAGGCGGCCCGGTACGCCGCCGCGGAAGGCATCGACCTGTCGGACGTCCTGCTGGTCGCGTCGCAACCGACGCCCACGTTCGCGGCCGAGCTGGCCGGGCGCCTGGGGATCGCGGCGCCGGCCGTGGTCACCGTGCAGGGTGTCGACGCGGACCCGCACTCCTCCGCGCTGACCTTCGCGTACCACCAGGCGGTCAGCACCGGCCAGGCGGCCGCGTACCCGCAAGCACTGTTCGTGGCGGCCGGTGCCGGCCTGTCGGTGGCCTGCTCGGTCTACCGCGGCGCCCGCTGA
- a CDS encoding fatty acid CoA ligase family protein, with protein MATSTVAGVAARLAAHARDLGTRDAVIRPGHGRLTFRQLDEQSDTYAAGLHALGIGKGTKTVLMLRPGLQLFPVLFGLLKLGAVPVVVDPGMGVRRMLHCYRSTGADAFIGIGAAHVVRLLNRRAFAGTRTLVTAGRRWGWGGTTLRTLATHPGPAPTAPPDAGDLLMIGFTTGSTGPAKGVESTHGALEATVEQVIAAHGQSTGDVALVTSPMFGVLHLLIGSTCVLAPIDPARVGAAAPAAIADTIEEYGVTTMFASPALLGPFGRYLRDTGRRLPSLRTLVSGGAPVPDRLVPLLHRPDLRFHTTYGATEALPIASIEAREILRDTRTGSRAGAGTCVGRPVDGIEVRIVRITDEPMPVWREDLRTAPGDIGEITIAGPTVSPAYHRLPEADAAAKIADGDRRWHRTGDLGWIDGQGRIWFCGRKSQRVGDLHTVQCEGVFDIHPDVHRTALVEADGRPVVCVEARPGVTDHDRLRRELHELAQSQPMTKTLDTFLFHPSFPVDIRHNAKINREYLSRWAAHRLRPGRRRDLAPRLLPLAGWAFLGYGLLGPMPHPALWALWWIDAFLSIVVHLMQLPVALPRARRAGITRARAAAMTVVFGATWWRGLP; from the coding sequence ATGGCCACCTCGACCGTGGCCGGCGTCGCCGCCCGGCTGGCCGCCCACGCGCGTGACCTCGGCACTCGGGACGCGGTGATCCGGCCCGGCCACGGCAGGCTGACCTTCCGCCAACTCGACGAACAATCCGACACGTACGCCGCCGGCCTGCACGCGCTGGGCATCGGCAAGGGCACCAAGACCGTCCTGATGCTGCGTCCGGGGCTCCAGCTGTTCCCGGTGCTGTTCGGGCTGCTCAAGCTCGGCGCGGTGCCGGTCGTCGTCGACCCCGGCATGGGCGTACGCCGGATGCTGCACTGCTACCGCAGCACCGGAGCCGACGCGTTCATCGGCATCGGGGCCGCGCACGTGGTGCGGTTGCTGAACCGGCGCGCGTTCGCCGGGACGCGCACCCTCGTCACCGCCGGACGGCGCTGGGGCTGGGGCGGAACCACGCTGCGTACGCTCGCCACCCACCCGGGCCCGGCGCCGACCGCCCCGCCGGACGCCGGCGACCTGTTGATGATCGGCTTCACCACCGGCAGCACCGGGCCGGCCAAGGGCGTCGAGTCCACCCACGGCGCCCTGGAGGCGACGGTCGAGCAGGTGATCGCCGCACACGGCCAGTCGACCGGCGACGTCGCGCTGGTCACCTCGCCGATGTTCGGCGTCCTGCACCTGCTGATCGGCTCCACCTGCGTGCTCGCCCCGATCGACCCGGCCCGTGTCGGCGCCGCGGCCCCGGCGGCGATCGCCGACACGATCGAGGAATACGGCGTCACCACGATGTTCGCCTCTCCGGCCCTGCTCGGCCCGTTCGGCCGGTACCTGCGCGACACCGGGCGGCGGTTGCCGTCGCTGCGCACCCTGGTCTCCGGTGGCGCACCGGTCCCCGATCGGCTCGTCCCCCTGCTGCACCGCCCTGACCTGCGTTTCCACACCACCTACGGCGCGACCGAAGCGCTGCCGATCGCCTCGATCGAAGCGCGCGAGATCCTGCGCGACACCCGCACCGGCAGCCGCGCCGGGGCGGGAACGTGCGTCGGCCGTCCGGTGGACGGCATCGAGGTGCGCATCGTGCGCATCACCGACGAGCCCATGCCGGTGTGGCGCGAGGACCTGCGTACGGCGCCCGGCGACATCGGTGAGATCACCATCGCCGGCCCCACCGTCAGTCCCGCCTACCATCGGCTGCCCGAGGCCGACGCGGCCGCCAAGATCGCCGACGGTGACCGGCGCTGGCACCGTACCGGTGATCTCGGCTGGATCGACGGCCAGGGCCGGATCTGGTTCTGCGGGCGCAAGAGCCAACGGGTCGGTGACCTGCACACCGTGCAGTGTGAGGGGGTCTTCGACATCCACCCGGACGTGCACCGCACGGCTCTGGTCGAGGCCGACGGCCGTCCGGTGGTGTGCGTCGAGGCGCGCCCCGGCGTCACCGATCACGACCGGTTGCGCCGCGAACTGCACGAGCTGGCGCAGAGCCAGCCGATGACGAAGACCCTGGACACGTTCCTGTTCCATCCGTCGTTCCCGGTCGACATCCGGCACAACGCGAAGATCAACCGGGAGTACCTGTCACGCTGGGCGGCACACCGGCTGCGGCCGGGCCGCCGGCGCGACCTCGCACCGCGCCTCCTCCCGCTGGCCGGCTGGGCATTCCTCGGGTACGGCCTGCTCGGGCCGATGCCGCACCCGGCGCTGTGGGCACTGTGGTGGATCGACGCGTTCCTGAGCATCGTCGTGCACCTCATGCAGCTCCCGGTCGCGCTGCCCCGGGCCCGCCGGGCCGGCATCACCCGGGCACGCGCCGCCGCGATGACCGTCGTGTTCGGCGCGACCTGGTGGCGAGGTCTGCCGTGA
- a CDS encoding 3-oxoacyl-ACP synthase III family protein: MIHTRFESIGAYLPTTVVTTRDLVAQMSYQPPFDLQSITGIGERRVHDKRPETFEDSFVLALRAAEDCLSRSRYAAADLDVIISTSITRFKDGDDFHFEPSFAHQLARALGARQAIHFDVSNACAGMMTGVAILDRMIKSGSVRNGIVISGERITAIAETAVKEISEAYDPQFGSLTVGDSGAAVIVDESTSEADRIHYVELMTCSEYSHLCIGKPSDRNQGIALYTDNHQMHKEERSRLWTRFQSDFLAKRGSDFAAEDYDYIIHHQVGSKFIRNFNGHGEVAFGTPMPESLSVVEKYGNTSTTSHFLVLHDHLRGTGARAGAKYLFVPAASGVVTGCVSATISSLEV, translated from the coding sequence GTGATTCACACCCGTTTCGAATCGATCGGTGCCTACCTTCCGACGACCGTCGTCACCACCCGGGACCTCGTCGCGCAGATGAGCTACCAGCCACCGTTCGACCTTCAGAGCATCACCGGGATCGGTGAACGACGGGTCCACGACAAGCGCCCGGAAACCTTCGAGGACTCGTTCGTGCTGGCCCTGCGGGCGGCCGAGGACTGCCTGTCCCGCTCGCGGTACGCCGCCGCCGACCTCGATGTGATCATTTCGACGTCGATCACCCGGTTCAAGGACGGCGACGACTTCCATTTCGAGCCGTCCTTCGCCCACCAACTCGCCCGGGCGCTCGGCGCCCGGCAGGCGATTCACTTCGACGTCTCCAATGCCTGCGCCGGAATGATGACCGGCGTCGCGATCCTGGACCGGATGATCAAATCAGGAAGCGTTCGTAACGGAATCGTCATAAGCGGTGAACGGATCACCGCTATAGCGGAAACCGCGGTCAAGGAGATCAGCGAGGCGTACGACCCGCAGTTCGGCTCGCTGACCGTCGGCGACTCCGGCGCGGCGGTCATCGTCGACGAATCCACGTCGGAGGCCGACCGGATCCATTACGTGGAGCTGATGACCTGCTCGGAGTACTCCCACCTGTGCATCGGCAAACCGAGCGACCGCAACCAGGGCATCGCCCTCTACACCGACAACCATCAGATGCACAAGGAAGAACGCTCCCGGCTGTGGACCCGGTTTCAGAGTGACTTCCTGGCCAAACGCGGGTCCGACTTCGCCGCCGAGGACTACGACTACATCATCCACCACCAGGTCGGCAGCAAGTTCATCCGGAACTTCAACGGCCATGGCGAGGTCGCGTTCGGTACGCCGATGCCCGAGTCGCTGTCCGTGGTCGAGAAGTACGGCAACACCTCCACCACCTCGCACTTCCTGGTCCTGCACGACCACCTGCGCGGCACCGGGGCCCGGGCCGGGGCGAAATACCTTTTCGTGCCGGCCGCCTCGGGTGTGGTCACCGGCTGCGTCTCCGCCACCATCAGCTCGCTGGAGGTCTGA
- a CDS encoding endo-1,4-beta-xylanase has protein sequence MPGGSRREALVEIRSRSLWVRTLIAGTVAAVGAFGALTAMPDANAAAATLGSAAQQSGRYFGTAIAAGRLSNSTYTTIAAREFDMVTAENEMKPDATQPNRGQFNFSSGDQIYNWATQRGMKVRGHTLAWHAQQPGWMQSLSGSTLRQAMIDHINGVMAHYKGKLAAWDVVNEAFNEDGSRRSSNLQGTGNDWIEVAFRTARNADPSVKLCYNDYNIENWSYGKTQGVYNMIRDFKSRGVPIDCVGLQTHFTGGSSLPGNFQTTLSSFAALGVDVALTEVDVTNASTSQYAGLTQACLNVPRCIGITVWGVRDSDSWRSSESPLLFDGNGNKKSAYTSVLNALNGASPNPSSPAPSSPTPSSSATPGTGNRILGAQSGRCIDVPSASQTNGTRVQLYDCNGQANQTWTLTSSRQLTVYGTRCLDAAGSGNGSAVQIYACNGQANQQWNVNSNGTISGVQSGRCLDVWGTGNGQQVQIYDCNGQANQRFSLS, from the coding sequence ATGCCCGGCGGCTCGAGAAGGGAAGCTCTCGTGGAGATACGATCCCGATCGTTGTGGGTTCGAACGCTGATCGCCGGCACGGTCGCCGCCGTCGGTGCGTTCGGCGCCCTGACGGCGATGCCGGATGCCAATGCGGCAGCGGCCACCCTGGGCAGCGCGGCCCAGCAGTCGGGCCGCTACTTCGGTACGGCGATCGCCGCCGGACGACTGAGCAACTCCACCTACACCACGATCGCCGCGCGCGAGTTCGACATGGTGACCGCCGAGAACGAGATGAAGCCGGACGCGACCCAGCCCAACCGCGGCCAGTTCAACTTCAGCTCCGGCGACCAGATCTACAACTGGGCGACCCAGCGCGGCATGAAGGTCCGCGGCCACACCCTCGCCTGGCACGCACAACAGCCGGGCTGGATGCAGAGCCTCAGCGGCAGCACTCTGCGCCAGGCCATGATCGATCACATCAACGGCGTGATGGCCCACTACAAGGGAAAGCTCGCCGCCTGGGACGTCGTCAACGAGGCCTTCAACGAGGACGGCAGCCGCCGCTCGTCCAACCTCCAGGGCACCGGCAACGACTGGATCGAGGTGGCGTTCCGCACCGCGCGCAACGCCGACCCGTCGGTCAAGCTCTGCTACAACGACTACAACATCGAGAACTGGTCCTACGGCAAGACGCAGGGCGTCTACAACATGATCCGGGATTTCAAGTCCCGGGGCGTGCCGATCGACTGTGTGGGCCTGCAGACCCACTTCACCGGCGGTAGCTCGCTGCCGGGCAACTTCCAGACCACCCTGTCGAGTTTCGCGGCCCTGGGCGTGGACGTCGCCCTGACCGAGGTCGACGTCACCAACGCCTCGACCAGCCAGTACGCCGGCCTGACCCAGGCCTGCCTCAACGTGCCCCGCTGCATCGGCATCACCGTGTGGGGCGTACGCGACAGCGACTCCTGGCGTTCCAGCGAGAGCCCGCTGCTGTTCGACGGCAACGGCAACAAGAAGTCCGCCTACACCTCGGTGCTCAACGCTCTCAACGGCGCGAGCCCGAACCCGTCCTCGCCGGCCCCGTCCTCGCCGACCCCGTCCTCCTCGGCCACACCGGGCACCGGCAACCGGATCCTCGGCGCCCAGTCCGGCCGGTGCATCGACGTGCCGAGCGCTTCACAGACCAACGGCACCCGCGTACAGCTCTACGACTGCAACGGCCAGGCCAACCAGACCTGGACGCTCACGTCCAGCAGGCAACTGACGGTGTACGGCACGAGGTGCCTGGACGCCGCCGGCTCCGGCAACGGCTCGGCCGTGCAGATCTACGCCTGCAACGGGCAGGCCAACCAGCAGTGGAACGTCAACTCCAACGGCACCATCAGCGGTGTGCAGTCCGGACGGTGCCTCGACGTGTGGGGAACCGGCAACGGCCAGCAGGTCCAGATCTACGACTGCAACGGCCAGGCCAACCAGAGGTTCAGCCTGAGCTGA